In Eretmochelys imbricata isolate rEreImb1 chromosome 14, rEreImb1.hap1, whole genome shotgun sequence, a genomic segment contains:
- the LOC144275331 gene encoding olfactory receptor 6N1-like, whose product MADCRNQTAITEFFLLGFGDLPDLQILLFLMFLVIYMATVVGNTLIVVLVVADQHLHSPMYFFLGNLSCVETCYTSAIVPQMLASLLTGDRTISVSGCIIQLYFFGSLVATECCLLTAMSYDRYLAICKRLHYLTLMNIRFSFQLAAGSWLNGFLGITIFVLFLSQLIFCGPNEIDYFYCDALPLIELSCSDTHQLILVDFILACVFILPPFLLTMTSYMCIIATILRIPSTTGRQKAFSTCSSHLIVVTIFYGTLMIVYMLPKRDTLRDLNKVLSLCYTVLTPLVNPLIYSLRNREVKEALRKAVSKCGFCKNVQRL is encoded by the coding sequence atggcagactgcagaaaccaaacagccatcactgaattcttcctcctgggattcggggatctccctgacctgcaaattcttctcttcctgatgttcctagtgatctacatggcaaccgtggttgggaacaccctcattgtggtgctcgttgtggctgaccagcatcttcacagccccatgtacttcttcctggggaatttgtcctgcgtagagacctgctacacctcagcCATCGTGCCccagatgctggccagtctcctgactggggacagaaccatctcagtcagtggctgcatcatacaactgtatttctttggttctctggtggctacagaatgctgtctcctaacagcgatgtcttatgatcggtatttagcgatatgtaaacGCCTGCACTATTTAACTCTTATGAATATCAGGTTTTCCTTCCAGttggctgctggctcctggttAAATGGTTTTTTGGGTATTACCATCTTTGTcttattcctatcacagttaatattctgtggcccaaatgaaattgactatttctattgtgatgccctcccactgatagagctctcctgcagtgacacccaccaGCTCATATTGGTGGATTTCATACTAGCCTGTGTATTCATCCTGCCTCCATTCCTGCTAACCATGACGTCCTACATGTGCATCAtcgccaccatcctgagaatcccttccaccaccgggaggcaaaaggccttttccacctgctcctctcacctcattgtggtgacaattttctatggaaccctaatgattgtctacatgctaccgaaacgtgatacactgagagacctaaacaaagtgctctctctttgctacacggtcctgactcccctggtaaaccccctcatctacagcctgagaaacagagaggtcaaggaagctttgaggaaagcagtcagtaaatgtggcttttgcaaaaacgtgcagagactctga